A single genomic interval of Neisseria leonii harbors:
- a CDS encoding helix-turn-helix domain-containing protein: MLAQDCPSRQIFQHLTSRWGGLVMAVLAGGTKRFSEIRREIEGISERMLTQTLQQLERDGMVHRRAFPTVPPHVEYSLTDYGRQAGAKIADLADWLETNLAAIQTAAPDAGTD, translated from the coding sequence GTGCTGGCGCAAGACTGCCCGTCGCGACAGATTTTCCAGCACCTGACCAGCCGTTGGGGCGGGCTGGTCATGGCGGTTTTGGCCGGCGGCACCAAGCGTTTCAGCGAAATCCGCCGCGAGATTGAAGGCATCAGCGAACGTATGCTGACCCAGACGCTGCAACAGCTGGAACGGGACGGCATGGTACACCGGCGGGCATTCCCCACCGTGCCGCCCCATGTGGAATATTCGCTGACGGATTACGGGCGGCAGGCAGGGGCGAAAATTGCCGATTTGGCGGACTGGCTGGAAACCAATCTGGCCGCCATTCAGACGGCCGCACCCGATGCGGGCACGGATTGA
- a CDS encoding NAD(P)-dependent oxidoreductase — MKKFAVIGATGYVGRAVVAELAARGHRVTAFSRRPAAQTQADNVSAETADVNAPDFAARLAGFDAVISAFNPGWDNPNIGADFKRGADAVVEAAKTAQVPYLLLVGGAGSLFVAPGTQLIDTPDFPQEIYDGADAARHLLRGLQDRRDVNWAMVSPPARLGAEAGYSEERTGRYRLGQDDLLMDGVQPAGISVADLAVAIADDAEQRAHLHRRFTVAAP; from the coding sequence ATGAAGAAATTTGCCGTTATCGGTGCCACAGGCTATGTCGGCCGTGCCGTTGTCGCCGAACTGGCCGCACGCGGCCACCGCGTTACCGCTTTCTCGCGCCGGCCCGCCGCACAAACGCAGGCGGACAATGTGTCGGCCGAAACCGCCGATGTCAATGCGCCCGACTTTGCCGCCCGCCTGGCCGGTTTCGATGCCGTCATCAGCGCATTCAATCCCGGCTGGGACAATCCGAATATCGGCGCGGACTTTAAGCGCGGTGCCGATGCCGTCGTCGAGGCCGCCAAAACTGCACAAGTTCCCTATCTGCTGCTGGTCGGCGGGGCGGGCAGCCTGTTTGTCGCACCCGGCACCCAGCTGATTGATACGCCCGACTTTCCGCAGGAAATTTACGACGGTGCCGATGCCGCCCGCCATCTGCTGCGCGGCCTGCAAGATCGGCGCGATGTCAACTGGGCGATGGTTTCCCCGCCCGCGCGTCTCGGTGCGGAGGCCGGTTACAGCGAAGAACGCACCGGCCGGTACCGCTTGGGTCAAGACGATTTGCTGATGGACGGAGTACAGCCCGCAGGCATCAGCGTGGCCGATTTGGCTGTTGCCATTGCCGATGATGCGGAACAGCGGGCACACCTGCACCGGCGGTTTACCGTAGCCGCACCCTAA
- a CDS encoding gamma-glutamyltransferase, translating into MHKRYGKLPWHTLFAKPIALAEQGFAVRRAWPSRLSRIRNICSATPKPPPISCPAASRIIGCVAKTLTAHIDRGMDIQTAIDLPNRLHRGSVYELEENTAARYKSVI; encoded by the coding sequence ATGCACAAGCGTTACGGCAAACTGCCGTGGCACACCCTGTTTGCCAAACCGATTGCGCTGGCCGAACAGGGTTTTGCCGTTCGCCGCGCATGGCCAAGTCGATTGAGCAGAATCAGAAATATTTGCAGCGCTACCCCGAAACCGCCGCCTATTTCCTGCCCGGCGGCCAGCCGCATCATCGGCTGCGTTGCCAAAACCCTGACGGCCCATATCGACCGGGGAATGGACATTCAGACGGCCATCGACCTGCCCAACCGTCTTCATCGGGGCAGTGTGTACGAGTTGGAAGAAAACACCGCCGCAAGGTACAAATCCGTGATTTGA
- a CDS encoding fumarylacetoacetate hydrolase family protein: MEYVFAPSARAELPVYGTPARFPVRRVYCVGRNYADHAREMGGDPVREPPFFFCKAGDADSVVAAADGQTVRLPYPPQTADLHYEAEWVLAVGKGGADIALQEAAAHIFGYAVGLDMTRRDVQAEMKKAGRPWEAGKAFDCSAPVGTLYPLSHTGEINSGEIRLSVNGETRQHSDIGHMIWPAAEIVSRLSQLFTLQPGDLIFTGTPAGVGAVVRGDIIEASVAGLGVLRAEIV, encoded by the coding sequence ATGGAATATGTCTTTGCCCCATCTGCACGCGCCGAGCTGCCGGTTTACGGCACACCGGCGCGCTTTCCCGTGCGCCGCGTTTACTGTGTCGGCCGCAATTATGCCGACCATGCGCGCGAAATGGGCGGCGACCCCGTGCGCGAGCCGCCGTTTTTCTTCTGCAAAGCGGGCGATGCCGATTCTGTCGTTGCGGCGGCAGACGGGCAGACCGTGCGCCTGCCTTACCCGCCGCAGACGGCTGATCTGCATTACGAAGCCGAATGGGTTCTGGCCGTGGGCAAAGGCGGGGCGGATATTGCGCTGCAGGAAGCGGCCGCCCATATTTTCGGCTATGCCGTCGGCCTGGACATGACGCGCCGCGATGTGCAGGCCGAAATGAAAAAAGCCGGCCGGCCGTGGGAAGCGGGCAAGGCTTTCGATTGTTCCGCGCCGGTCGGCACGCTGTATCCGCTGTCGCATACGGGCGAAATCAACAGCGGCGAAATCCGCCTGAGTGTGAACGGCGAAACCCGCCAGCACAGCGACATCGGGCATATGATCTGGCCGGCCGCCGAAATCGTCAGCCGCCTGTCGCAGCTGTTTACCTTGCAGCCGGGCGATTTGATTTTCACCGGTACGCCTGCGGGCGTGGGCGCAGTAGTGCGCGGCGACATCATTGAGGCATCGGTTGCCGGACTGGGCGTACTGCGGGCGGAAATCGTCTGA
- a CDS encoding dienelactone hydrolase family protein — protein sequence MENRIITETLSYTDSQGVTLHSHFCRPADAAAELSGVLVAPEWWGLSGHAKRAAERLAEAGYAALAADLYGGARLTDDAAVAAAEMNYLLDNPAVLEERTRLAYETLAARPEVNALSLGAAGFCFGGKVVLDMARRGADLKAVAAFHAVLAAQQPAVAGMVKAELLVAHGELDSMVTLDDVAAFREEMAAADVRCRIDILPGARHGFTNPQATENGRKNGADLEYNEAAAETAWQNMLNLFGRCL from the coding sequence ATGGAAAACCGAATCATCACTGAAACATTAAGCTACACCGATTCTCAGGGTGTTACCCTGCACAGCCATTTCTGCCGTCCGGCCGATGCGGCGGCCGAATTGTCGGGCGTGTTGGTCGCCCCCGAGTGGTGGGGATTGAGCGGCCACGCCAAACGGGCGGCGGAGCGTTTGGCCGAAGCGGGCTATGCCGCGCTGGCAGCGGATTTGTACGGCGGTGCGCGGCTGACCGACGATGCGGCCGTTGCCGCCGCCGAAATGAACTACCTGCTCGACAATCCGGCCGTTTTGGAAGAGCGCACCCGCCTGGCGTATGAAACGCTGGCCGCCCGCCCCGAAGTGAACGCTTTGTCGCTGGGCGCGGCCGGTTTCTGCTTCGGCGGCAAAGTGGTGCTGGATATGGCGCGGCGCGGTGCGGATTTGAAAGCGGTGGCGGCGTTCCATGCCGTTTTGGCCGCGCAGCAGCCTGCCGTGGCCGGTATGGTGAAGGCCGAACTGCTGGTGGCGCACGGTGAATTGGACAGCATGGTTACCTTGGACGATGTGGCCGCGTTCCGCGAAGAAATGGCGGCGGCGGACGTGCGCTGCCGAATCGATATTCTGCCCGGTGCGCGGCACGGTTTCACCAATCCGCAGGCTACTGAAAACGGGCGGAAAAACGGTGCCGATCTCGAATATAACGAAGCAGCCGCAGAAACGGCGTGGCAGAATATGCTCAATCTGTTCGGCCGCTGTCTCTGA
- the ftsY gene encoding signal recognition particle-docking protein FtsY produces MFGLFKRRPQPEEETAQTAQRPSETNPLLMPQETGEEPQYLSEIVQPSAEGGAEAESTPPPAENAAGTAVPHGETAAVQAERPIAPPAYHGHTAENPVSAGQPAEAEKTGWAARLKQGLSKSRNQMAKSLAGVFGGGKIDEALYEELETVLLTGDMGIEATERLMDEVRRRVSLKGLRDSTELRQALKDALYDLLEPLQSPLRLPDDGRPFVIMMAGINGAGKTTSIGKLAKYFQQQGKSVVLAAGDTFRAAAREQLQEWGRRNGVTVISQAKGDSAAVCFDAVEAAKARGIDVVLADTAGRLPTQLHLMEEIKKVKRVLQKTMPDAPHEIMVVLDANIGQNAVNQVIAFDDALGVTGLIVTKLDGTAKGGVLAALASARPIPVHYIGVGEGIDDLRPFDARAFVDALIED; encoded by the coding sequence ATGTTCGGATTGTTCAAACGCCGCCCGCAACCGGAGGAAGAGACCGCCCAAACGGCGCAGAGGCCGTCTGAAACCAACCCCCTCTTGATGCCGCAGGAAACCGGGGAAGAGCCGCAATATTTGAGCGAGATTGTCCAACCTTCGGCGGAGGGCGGGGCAGAGGCGGAAAGTACGCCGCCTCCTGCCGAAAATGCAGCCGGTACAGCCGTGCCGCACGGAGAGACGGCTGCCGTTCAGGCAGAAAGGCCGATTGCGCCGCCGGCGTACCATGGCCATACGGCGGAAAATCCGGTATCGGCCGGACAGCCTGCCGAAGCGGAAAAAACCGGGTGGGCGGCGCGCCTGAAACAGGGATTGAGCAAATCGCGCAACCAGATGGCCAAATCGCTGGCCGGTGTGTTCGGCGGCGGCAAAATCGACGAAGCCCTATATGAAGAGCTGGAAACCGTCCTGCTCACCGGCGACATGGGCATCGAAGCGACCGAACGGCTGATGGACGAAGTGCGCCGCCGCGTATCGCTCAAAGGCCTGCGCGACAGTACCGAGCTGCGCCAAGCCCTGAAAGACGCGCTTTATGATTTGCTCGAACCTTTGCAGTCGCCCCTGCGGCTGCCAGACGACGGCCGCCCGTTCGTCATCATGATGGCGGGCATCAACGGTGCGGGCAAAACCACGTCCATCGGCAAGTTGGCGAAATATTTCCAGCAGCAGGGTAAAAGCGTGGTGCTGGCAGCGGGCGACACCTTCCGTGCGGCGGCGCGCGAGCAGTTGCAGGAATGGGGGCGGCGCAACGGCGTAACCGTCATTTCGCAGGCCAAAGGCGATTCGGCGGCCGTCTGTTTCGATGCGGTGGAAGCGGCCAAGGCGCGCGGAATCGATGTGGTACTGGCCGACACGGCCGGCCGTCTGCCCACCCAGCTGCATTTGATGGAAGAGATTAAAAAAGTCAAACGCGTATTGCAGAAAACCATGCCCGACGCGCCGCATGAAATCATGGTGGTGCTCGATGCCAACATCGGCCAGAACGCGGTCAACCAAGTCATCGCGTTTGACGATGCTCTGGGCGTAACCGGCCTGATTGTGACCAAGCTCGACGGCACGGCCAAAGGCGGCGTATTGGCCGCACTGGCTTCAGCACGGCCTATTCCCGTGCACTACATCGGCGTGGGCGAGGGCATAGACGATTTGCGTCCCTTCGATGCCCGCGCTTTTGTCGATGCGCTGATTGAGGATTGA
- a CDS encoding 2,3-diphosphoglycerate-dependent phosphoglycerate mutase, producing the protein MTELVFIRHGQSEWNAKNLFTGWRDVKLSEKGIEEAAAAGRKLKEQGYQFDIAFTSVLTRAIKTCNIVLEESDQLFVPQIKSWRLNERHYGRLQGLDKKQTAEQYGDEQVHIWRRSYDTLPPLLDRSDEFSAHNDRRYAHLPADVVPDGENLKVTLDRVLPFWQDQIAPAVLAGKRVLVAAHGNSLRALVKHIEGISDDDIMAVEIPTGQPLVYRLDDTLKVLEKFYL; encoded by the coding sequence ATGACGGAACTTGTCTTTATCCGCCACGGCCAGAGTGAATGGAACGCCAAAAACCTGTTCACCGGCTGGCGCGATGTCAAACTGAGCGAAAAAGGCATCGAAGAAGCCGCAGCGGCCGGACGCAAACTGAAAGAGCAGGGCTATCAGTTCGACATCGCCTTCACATCGGTGCTGACCCGCGCCATCAAAACCTGCAATATCGTTTTGGAAGAGAGCGATCAACTGTTTGTCCCGCAAATCAAAAGCTGGCGGTTGAATGAGCGTCATTACGGCCGTTTGCAGGGCTTGGACAAAAAACAGACGGCCGAGCAATACGGCGACGAGCAGGTACACATCTGGCGGCGCAGTTACGACACCCTCCCGCCCCTGCTCGACCGCAGCGACGAATTTTCCGCCCATAACGACCGCCGCTATGCCCACCTGCCTGCCGATGTCGTGCCCGACGGCGAAAATCTGAAAGTTACGCTCGATCGCGTGCTGCCGTTTTGGCAGGATCAGATTGCACCGGCCGTATTGGCGGGCAAACGCGTATTGGTGGCGGCACACGGCAACTCGCTGCGCGCGCTGGTCAAACACATCGAGGGCATTTCCGACGACGACATCATGGCGGTGGAAATCCCCACCGGCCAGCCCTTGGTTTACCGGCTCGACGATACGCTTAAAGTACTGGAAAAATTCTATCTCTGA
- the cyaY gene encoding iron donor protein CyaY has product MMTESAFLQYTDRLFAHIEDQIDEAGLDVDCRLAGNVLTLEADGGGQIVINRHTPNQELWIAAKSGGYHFSLRDGAWLAARDGSEFFAVLNRALAETSGAAAAVEPFAG; this is encoded by the coding sequence ATGATGACCGAAAGCGCGTTTTTGCAGTACACCGACCGTCTGTTTGCCCATATCGAAGACCAAATCGACGAGGCGGGTTTGGATGTCGACTGCCGTTTGGCGGGCAATGTGCTGACTCTGGAAGCAGACGGCGGCGGCCAGATCGTCATCAACCGCCACACGCCCAATCAGGAATTGTGGATTGCGGCCAAAAGCGGCGGTTACCATTTTTCGCTGAGAGACGGTGCATGGCTGGCCGCGCGCGACGGCAGCGAGTTTTTCGCCGTGCTCAACCGCGCATTGGCCGAAACCTCGGGCGCGGCGGCCGCCGTCGAACCGTTTGCGGGCTGA
- a CDS encoding LPS translocon maturation chaperone LptM — translation MTRTTLALLPAAALLLSACGYKGDLYLPREGDKARFGVIQTGLPLPGRTPATVPPPSNSDTPEQP, via the coding sequence ATGACGCGAACCACTCTTGCCTTACTGCCGGCCGCCGCACTCCTGTTGTCGGCCTGCGGCTACAAAGGCGATCTCTACCTGCCGCGCGAAGGCGATAAAGCCCGTTTCGGCGTGATCCAGACCGGCCTGCCCCTGCCCGGCCGCACGCCCGCCACCGTACCGCCCCCGTCCAATTCAGACACACCGGAACAGCCATGA
- the lysA gene encoding diaminopimelate decarboxylase, with product MTLSCEHISYTALAEQFGTPLYVYSQSAIDEAFARYQTAFAALNPLICYAVKANGNLSVLRRFARLGSGFDIVSGGELARVLAAGGDAGKTIFSGVGKTEAEIEYALTAGVKCFNVESLPELERINRVAGRLNRTAPVSLRINPDVDAQTHPYISTGLKANKFGIAMQDAPAAYARAAALPHLRVTGIDCHIGSQLLDSAPLTEAAERLLVLVDNLAAQGIVPEHIDLGGGIGIPYRADETAPDLSAYAADIAKLLAGRPLSLILEPGRSLVGNAGVLLTRVEFVKHNGDKNFVIVDAAMNDLMRPTLYQAYHHIEPAETPSVAPFEADIVGPVCETGDFLAQGRSIAAQAGDLLVVHGAGAYAASMASNYNTRPRAAEVLVSGSEAKLVRARETVAGMLAAEQACL from the coding sequence ATGACCCTCTCTTGCGAACATATCAGCTACACCGCCCTGGCCGAACAATTCGGCACTCCGCTCTACGTTTACAGCCAATCCGCCATCGATGAAGCATTTGCCCGTTATCAGACGGCCTTTGCCGCCCTCAACCCCTTAATCTGCTATGCCGTCAAAGCCAACGGCAATTTGAGCGTGCTGCGCCGTTTCGCCCGGCTGGGCAGCGGCTTCGACATCGTTTCCGGCGGCGAACTGGCACGGGTGCTGGCGGCAGGCGGCGATGCGGGCAAAACGATTTTCTCCGGCGTAGGCAAAACCGAAGCCGAAATCGAATACGCGCTCACGGCGGGCGTGAAATGCTTCAATGTCGAATCGCTGCCCGAGTTGGAACGCATCAACCGCGTGGCAGGCCGTCTGAACCGCACCGCGCCGGTTTCGCTGCGCATCAACCCCGATGTGGACGCGCAAACCCACCCCTATATTTCCACCGGTCTGAAAGCCAATAAATTCGGCATCGCCATGCAGGACGCGCCTGCGGCATACGCCCGCGCCGCCGCGCTGCCCCACCTGCGCGTTACCGGCATCGACTGCCACATCGGTTCGCAACTGCTCGACAGCGCGCCGCTGACGGAAGCAGCCGAACGCCTGCTTGTTCTGGTAGACAACCTTGCCGCACAAGGCATCGTGCCGGAACACATCGACTTGGGCGGCGGCATCGGCATTCCCTATCGAGCAGACGAAACCGCGCCCGATTTGTCCGCCTATGCCGCCGACATCGCCAAACTGTTGGCCGGACGGCCGCTGTCGCTGATTCTCGAACCCGGCCGCAGCCTTGTCGGCAACGCCGGCGTACTGCTGACGCGGGTGGAATTCGTCAAACACAACGGCGACAAAAATTTCGTCATCGTCGATGCCGCCATGAACGATTTGATGCGCCCCACGCTCTATCAGGCCTACCACCATATCGAACCGGCCGAAACGCCGTCTGTCGCGCCGTTTGAAGCCGACATTGTCGGCCCCGTCTGCGAAACCGGCGATTTTCTCGCCCAAGGACGCAGCATTGCGGCACAGGCAGGCGACCTGCTTGTAGTGCACGGTGCGGGGGCTTACGCCGCCAGCATGGCAAGCAACTACAATACCCGTCCGCGTGCGGCCGAAGTGCTGGTATCCGGCAGTGAAGCCAAACTCGTGCGTGCGCGCGAAACGGTGGCCGGTATGCTGGCCGCCGAACAGGCCTGCCTGTAA
- a CDS encoding outer membrane lipoprotein carrier protein LolA, with protein MKKILTTAALMLASPLLWAFSAAELAQILQKPASVQGAFSQQRYLKSLPKPMSASGRFVLLPHKGLIWHMQQPFDNRLRVRADGIMQWDGKNWTGGAGNAAQGRQIGLFLDLIGGNVQALEKQFDLNVSGTPQKWTLRLMPKTALMKQIFTSVEIEGDSVVRRIGLNEKQGDRTVMRFHRVQIDGELDAAVKASFAD; from the coding sequence ATGAAAAAAATCCTGACAACGGCCGCCCTGATGCTGGCCAGCCCGCTGCTGTGGGCATTTTCCGCCGCAGAGTTGGCACAGATTCTGCAAAAACCCGCATCGGTGCAGGGCGCGTTCAGCCAGCAACGGTATCTGAAATCGCTGCCCAAGCCGATGAGTGCCTCGGGGCGTTTTGTCCTGCTGCCGCACAAAGGGCTGATCTGGCATATGCAGCAGCCGTTCGACAACCGCCTGCGCGTGCGTGCGGACGGCATCATGCAGTGGGACGGCAAAAACTGGACGGGCGGTGCGGGCAATGCGGCGCAGGGCCGCCAAATCGGCCTGTTTCTCGACCTGATCGGCGGCAATGTGCAGGCTCTGGAAAAGCAGTTTGATTTGAATGTGAGCGGCACGCCGCAAAAATGGACGCTGCGGCTGATGCCGAAAACCGCCCTGATGAAGCAGATTTTTACTTCTGTCGAAATCGAGGGCGACAGCGTGGTGCGCCGTATCGGGCTGAACGAAAAACAGGGAGACCGCACGGTGATGCGCTTTCACCGGGTGCAGATTGACGGCGAGCTGGACGCAGCGGTCAAAGCATCGTTTGCGGACTGA
- a CDS encoding thioesterase family protein has translation MTEHIYCRHSTELEVPFFDVDALHIVWHGHYVKYLEVARCAFLSAIGYDYSEMGRQGYSWPVVQLNLKYIKPARFGSRIRIDLAVTEIESCLRIRYTITDCDSGTKLTKGSTVQAAVSLADGLMQFQTPPSWLEAVRRHPTFQAV, from the coding sequence ATGACTGAACATATTTACTGCCGCCACAGTACCGAGTTGGAAGTGCCCTTTTTCGATGTCGATGCGCTGCACATCGTCTGGCACGGCCATTATGTGAAATACCTCGAAGTGGCGCGCTGCGCGTTTTTGAGTGCCATCGGCTACGATTACAGTGAAATGGGGCGGCAGGGGTACAGTTGGCCGGTGGTGCAGCTGAACCTGAAATACATCAAACCCGCCCGTTTCGGCAGCAGGATACGTATCGATCTGGCGGTAACCGAAATCGAAAGCTGCCTGCGTATCCGCTACACGATTACCGACTGCGACAGCGGCACGAAACTGACCAAGGGCAGCACGGTTCAGGCGGCGGTATCGCTGGCAGACGGCCTCATGCAGTTCCAAACTCCGCCGAGCTGGCTGGAAGCAGTGCGGCGGCACCCGACCTTTCAGGCCGTCTGA
- a CDS encoding glycosyl transferase family 2, with amino-acid sequence MAKPLNPEHWAAQNERGSRLFLAVTTLMVRYLPPWLMNPCIWFVVLYFYATAPKPRRHIARYQQRIQTAFPDAVLPGRLPVFKQFAAFGRAVCDRFAVWQRKIRYEDLVVDDPDDVYALIRDRSLRGQIFACSHLGNVEVCRALVSHHQGFRLNVLVHSRHAEAFNEALHKAGADRIRMIQVGDLDAALMMELHRRIDEGEWLAVAADRVPVRGGKTVPVSFLGHRAEMPQGAWLLAGLLKTRVHTLFCVRQNGRYHLKLRRFLDTADWQRGGRAAAVAAAAQGFADILARECAQNPLQWFNFYDFWSDADHD; translated from the coding sequence ATGGCGAAACCGCTGAACCCCGAACATTGGGCGGCGCAAAATGAGCGCGGCAGCCGCCTGTTTCTGGCCGTTACCACACTGATGGTGCGTTATCTGCCGCCGTGGCTGATGAACCCGTGTATCTGGTTTGTCGTGCTGTATTTCTACGCCACCGCGCCCAAACCGCGCCGCCATATTGCGCGTTACCAGCAGCGGATTCAGACGGCCTTTCCCGATGCCGTGCTGCCCGGGCGGCTGCCCGTGTTCAAACAGTTTGCCGCATTCGGGCGTGCGGTGTGCGACCGCTTTGCCGTGTGGCAGCGCAAAATCCGCTACGAAGATCTGGTGGTGGACGATCCCGATGATGTGTACGCCCTGATACGCGACCGCAGCCTGCGCGGGCAGATATTTGCCTGTTCGCACCTGGGCAATGTGGAGGTGTGCCGCGCGCTGGTGTCGCACCATCAGGGTTTCCGGCTGAACGTATTGGTACACAGCCGCCACGCCGAAGCCTTTAACGAAGCCCTGCACAAAGCCGGTGCCGACCGTATCCGCATGATTCAGGTCGGCGATTTGGATGCGGCGCTGATGATGGAGCTGCACCGGCGCATCGATGAGGGCGAATGGTTGGCGGTGGCGGCCGACCGCGTGCCGGTGCGCGGCGGGAAAACGGTGCCGGTATCGTTTCTGGGACACCGCGCCGAAATGCCGCAGGGCGCATGGCTGTTGGCCGGGCTGCTGAAAACCCGCGTGCATACCCTGTTCTGCGTCAGACAAAACGGACGCTACCACCTCAAACTGCGCCGCTTTCTGGACACGGCCGACTGGCAGCGCGGCGGGCGTGCCGCCGCCGTGGCCGCTGCCGCCCAAGGTTTTGCCGACATTTTGGCGCGGGAATGTGCGCAAAACCCGCTGCAATGGTTTAACTTTTACGATTTTTGGAGCGATGCGGATCATGACTGA
- a CDS encoding glycosyltransferase family 2 protein, whose product MKTLAVIPHYNHADTVARVAATVRGFGLDTLIVDDGSAAGCRPVLADLAQRDGVSVLYRAANGGKGAAVKDGLAYAAQKGYTHVLQVDADGQHCLDDIAKLLAAAAEQPEAVVCGWPQYGADAPKARLYGRKITDFWNMLHTFSTDIKDGMCGFRLYPLAPALAVVREEYVGERMDFDTEILIRLYWRGVRPVWIKTPVRYAADGVSHFRAFGDNVLISKMHARLFCTMLWRRITGGAV is encoded by the coding sequence ATGAAAACCCTTGCCGTCATTCCCCATTACAACCACGCCGACACCGTAGCCCGCGTGGCCGCGACGGTGCGCGGATTCGGTTTGGACACGCTGATTGTCGATGACGGCTCGGCTGCCGGCTGCCGGCCGGTTTTGGCAGATCTGGCACAGCGGGACGGCGTATCGGTGCTGTACCGCGCGGCCAACGGCGGCAAAGGCGCAGCCGTGAAAGACGGGCTGGCGTATGCGGCGCAAAAGGGCTATACCCATGTTTTACAGGTCGATGCCGATGGGCAGCACTGTCTGGACGATATTGCCAAACTGCTGGCTGCCGCCGCAGAGCAGCCCGAGGCCGTGGTGTGCGGCTGGCCGCAATACGGTGCCGATGCGCCCAAAGCCCGGTTGTACGGGCGGAAAATCACCGATTTTTGGAATATGCTGCACACGTTTTCCACCGACATCAAAGACGGTATGTGCGGTTTCCGTCTGTACCCGCTCGCGCCGGCTTTGGCCGTGGTGCGGGAAGAATATGTCGGCGAGCGCATGGATTTTGATACAGAAATCCTGATCCGCCTGTATTGGCGCGGCGTGCGGCCGGTATGGATAAAAACGCCGGTGCGTTATGCGGCGGACGGCGTGTCGCATTTCCGCGCTTTCGGCGACAATGTGCTTATCAGTAAAATGCACGCCCGGCTGTTCTGCACGATGTTGTGGCGGCGCATCACGGGCGGAGCCGTCTGA